A stretch of DNA from Polyodon spathula isolate WHYD16114869_AA unplaced genomic scaffold, ASM1765450v1 scaffolds_1238, whole genome shotgun sequence:
ACGTGCCTCTCCCGAAACTCCTTCTTGGGCTGCCGCTTCAGCTTGGGCAAGTACCAGGACGAGTCCAGAACCCGCAGGTTCGGTCCGACCCGGTTGTTTTTGACCGCCTCCGCCAGCCATTTAGCAGAAACCAGCGCACGGATCTGTGACGCCATGCTAACTCTCTGTGCGTGGACTGGCGCTCGGGTGACGTCCGGCCCCCCCACTgcagggtgggggggggtggggggtgggggggggggggggggtggggggtgggggagggggggccttctattttaaagataaaattaAAATTGGTTATTATCAGGCCgacacaaaaaaaatcttaaggcAGGAATAACCTTCAAGCGTTTGGAGGATGTAAACCACCTGGACTGTCAATAGGGTTCTTTCTTGATGAAGCGGAGATGGGAGACCAACCAGACACGTAGAAACACCCTTCTGTCGGGGTGACAGCGTGACGCAGACGCGCGTATTCTGGAagtctttttaattaattcatttatttattaattaattagttgattgatttttttttttttttttttttttttttttttaaatctctttttgtTTCCCTCACGCCGCTTAACGCTGCTGCGCGTCACGAAAGCGGAACCCTCGCACGCAGCGGGACCGTGTTTCCACCCGGACcgattttgttttagttttttgccgGAAGTCCAAcccatgtgttttttaaaatctgtatttattattattattattattattattaaaactgttaTATTAATTCCAGGATTATCAATACGCGATCGGAATGTCGCTTTCTCTCATCAGAAAGGGACTGGATCTCTTCAGCGAAGATATTAAAGGTGAGGCGAGAATATTgcaattagaaatgtatttatttgaatattatatTAATGTTATATTGAGGTTATTTCGCTCAGATTCTTGAGGGTTATCAGATTATGGGCTCGTCTGTCTGTCTGGGATTGGGATTGAGAAGCGATTTCAGGAAAATAATTCGGGAGTTTGTATGTTTTACAGACATCCCAGCATCTTCTTTCGTTTAAAAGCcggttttataaaacattttaaagtcaaGGAAAACAAACCGATTCAAATAAACACgcgtttgaaaataaaaaaaaaagcagaaaagctttttttttttttaacagaaacccCGCTGGTCGATCAGTGACGTGTTagaaatataatctattaacggAATAGATTAAGAGAAAAAAGGACGCGGGAAAATGAAACCGAAACCCGGACCGACCCGAAACCCGGTTCTGTTGACGcgtgttggtttatttttttgttttacagaggtCGGTGGCTCGGCGGGGCGGGGGAAGCCGAAGCGCGGAGCCGAACCGGGCGGCGGGATGAACAGAACCGACTCCAAGCGGGTCGGAGTGAAGAAGCAGCGGCAGCGGATCCACGGAACCGCGGGCAAGCGGCGGAACCGAGCCACCGTCAAGAACAAGACCGTCAAATCCGCCATCGGTAAGGCTGCGTGAGTCTTCACGGGTTATCGCAGATATATAATTAATAACGATtgatgagggtttttttttaattctcttgacatcacagggctgggaatcagactcccgctgcacagcagtgtgatccagtcctgctttcactaggagtttaataatcagactcccgctgcacagcagtgtgatccagtcctgctttcactaggagtttaataatcacagcggtgtgatccagtcctgctttcactaggagtttaataatcagactcccgctgcacagcagtgtgatccagtcctgctttcactaggagtttaataatcagactcccgctgcacagcagtgtgatccagtcctgctttcactaggagtttaataatcagactcccgctgcacagcagtgtgatccagtcctgctttcactaggagtttaataatcagactcccgctgcacagcagtgtgatccagtcctgctttcactaggagtttaataatcagactcccgctgcacagcagtgtgatccagtcctgctttcactaggagtttaataatcagactcccgctgcacagcagtgtgatccagtcctgctttcactaggagtttaataatcagactcccgctgcacagcagtgtgatccagtcctgctttcactaggagtttaataataagacacacctgagcttgttagctagacacactgggggctgatcaagctggtagcagtgaaacctggactggatcacactgctgtgcaataggagtctgattcccagccctgtagaCTTCAAAGCAGtgttctcttatttttttttcttccagaggAATACCGGAAGAACCAGCCCACCAGTCACCTGGAGGAGAATCTGGCGTACATGCTGGGGAAGACTGTGACTGCAGAGACCGCAGTCACTCAGAGGGTGAGAGCGGATCTGGACGAGATCCCTGTAGAATGAACTTGATGGCTGGGACtacggctcccagcatgcctcgccattgccgcgggtgcagaggcatgctgggagctgtagtccgtTATCCAGAGCGACGCCAAACCTCTTTCCAGAGCTGTAGGCTGTTCAATACAGTGcataagaaactttttttttttttttttttttttttttttttttgtccagatCGTGCTCCAGAACCGAGGGAGGCGGTCTCGGGATCGTCCCGCAGAAGAGAAGAAAAAGCCGCAGGAGAAATCGCTGTTCACGGAGGCGGACTTCCAGAATTTCCAGAAGGAGTTTTTCGGAAGGCGAGTGGAAGGGGTGTGAGAGCCGTCTCCCCGTCCCGGGACAGAGCCTCAGAATTGAACtcgatcagcccccagtgtgtctggggaacaagctcaggtgtgtcttattattaaactcctgcATTAATTTACACcgaaacttgtatttttttttgattCAGCCCTTTCTATAAAAATTGTTTCAAGAACGAATAAATACCTTAAAAcggcgagtttttttttttttttttctctctggaaaTCTCTTTCCAAAATTAATTGTAAACGTTAagctgccctctagtggatggaaaataaatagcacattattattctctgctgtgtctgatgcGTCCACAAGGGGGCAGAGTATTTCAGAAAGTGTGTTAATAAGAAAATGCGTTAAttaatgtgaaataaatgtaataatcaaGTGTGCGTTAACAACGTTTGGTTCCGAGCGCAGGCGAAGTCTGTTCGGTTTAAATTCAGCAGCAGTGCTTCTGTAAGTAAGAGACTCCGCAGTGTGTGAAGTGAAGGGTCCTGGCTGAGGCAGTGAGGAGAGTCTGGGAGACGCTTTCAATTCAACCAGCTGAAGAAAGAGCTTGAGATGCAGCTGAAGCCAGTCTGTTAGATGAGAGGCTCTTACTGCAAGGAGGACTCAAAGGAGGCTGATAACTGTGACTCTGAATTGAGTTCTtctgtccagtgtgtgtgtgtctgcgtttctgtgtgtctgtctgtgtctctctctgattgtctctctgcccccccccccccccttacaggCAGCGTGTTTGTAATCCCTCAGAAAAAtaaccagagaaaaaaaataatcaactgGAAATGGtgaatagattttattttgagTGACGCGTGTGTCACGTGATGCATGCAGGAACTTCTTGAGAAAGCTTTCgatacatttattaaaagcatgtgaataataatattaataatactagacttcgttgaggggagctctgaaccc
This window harbors:
- the rps19bp1 gene encoding ribosomal protein S19 binding protein 1, producing MSLSLIRKGLDLFSEDIKEVGGSAGRGKPKRGAEPGGGMNRTDSKRVGVKKQRQRIHGTAGKRRNRATVKNKTVKSAIEEYRKNQPTSHLEENLAYMLGKTVTAETAVTQRIVLQNRGRRSRDRPAEEKKKPQEKSLFTEADFQNFQKEFFGRRVEGV